In Polycladomyces subterraneus, the following are encoded in one genomic region:
- a CDS encoding cobyrinate a,c-diamide synthase: MKEHRPRIVIAGTGSGVGKTTITLGLMAAFRRRNMTVQGFKTGPDYIDPTYHTAVTGRSSRNLDVWMMPRNRVREIFLRGSEGADLSIVEGVMGLYDGKDPLSDTGSTADIAILLQSPVVLVVDIHSMARSVAAIVMGFQQLNPEVAIRGVIVNKAGSEGHYRLAKAAIEQECGIPVFGWLPRDAELNIPERHLGLIPAVERGELQPLFEQLADVIEQGVDLDALISVADEAPALAWPEERLFVPVAASEGRRPVIAVARDAAFHFYYPENLELLTLAGADLRFFSPLAGEPVPEEADGLMIGGGFPEEFVSELAQEEDVKDSIRRKIAEGLPTFAECGGYMYLCEAIIDRAGREHPMVGVIPAKVTMRDRLAALGYREVTALSDSVLLEKGEKARGHEFHYSALTPETEDYPRAYACEGRFGTRLEGYVKGNVLAGYVHLHFASHPEMVRRWLLICREYGKRRDRV; encoded by the coding sequence TTGAAAGAACATCGACCGAGAATCGTCATCGCCGGAACAGGAAGCGGCGTAGGCAAAACCACAATTACACTGGGATTGATGGCGGCGTTTCGCAGAAGAAACATGACGGTCCAGGGGTTTAAAACGGGGCCGGACTACATCGATCCCACATACCATACGGCGGTGACCGGCAGATCATCACGCAACCTGGACGTCTGGATGATGCCCCGCAACCGAGTCCGGGAAATTTTTTTACGCGGGAGTGAAGGAGCGGACTTGTCGATCGTGGAGGGGGTGATGGGTCTCTACGACGGGAAAGATCCGTTGAGCGACACCGGCAGTACGGCCGATATCGCCATCCTCCTGCAAAGTCCGGTTGTCTTGGTTGTCGACATCCATAGCATGGCACGAAGCGTCGCAGCGATCGTGATGGGGTTCCAACAACTCAACCCCGAGGTGGCCATCCGCGGTGTCATCGTCAACAAAGCGGGCAGCGAGGGACACTATCGGCTGGCAAAGGCGGCCATCGAGCAGGAATGCGGCATTCCCGTTTTCGGGTGGCTTCCTCGTGATGCCGAGCTGAATATACCTGAGCGTCACCTGGGTCTGATCCCCGCCGTCGAACGGGGAGAACTGCAACCCTTGTTTGAACAGTTGGCCGATGTGATCGAACAAGGAGTGGATCTGGACGCGTTGATCTCTGTCGCCGATGAGGCGCCAGCACTGGCATGGCCGGAGGAACGCCTTTTCGTCCCTGTCGCCGCCTCTGAGGGTCGGCGTCCGGTGATCGCCGTCGCCCGCGACGCCGCTTTCCATTTTTATTACCCGGAAAATCTGGAGCTGTTGACGCTGGCCGGTGCTGATCTCCGGTTTTTCAGCCCGTTGGCGGGAGAACCCGTCCCGGAGGAAGCGGACGGGTTAATGATCGGCGGTGGGTTTCCCGAAGAATTTGTGTCGGAGCTGGCACAGGAGGAGGACGTGAAAGATTCTATCCGCCGCAAAATCGCCGAGGGTTTGCCCACGTTTGCCGAATGCGGCGGTTACATGTATCTCTGCGAAGCGATCATCGACCGAGCGGGACGCGAACATCCCATGGTCGGGGTGATTCCGGCCAAGGTGACGATGCGGGACCGGCTGGCGGCATTGGGATACCGGGAAGTGACGGCGTTGTCCGATTCCGTCTTGTTGGAAAAAGGAGAAAAGGCGAGAGGACATGAATTCCATTATTCCGCCCTGACACCCGAGACAGAGGACTACCCCCGCGCATACGCTTGCGAAGGTCGGTTCGGCACTCGATTGGAGGGATACGTCAAGGGGAATGTGTTGGCCGGCTATGTCCATCTCCATTTCGCTTCCCATCCAGAGATGGTCCGACGGTGGTTGTTGATCTGCAGGGAATACGGCAAACGGAGGGACAGAGTATGA